One segment of Castanea sativa cultivar Marrone di Chiusa Pesio chromosome 3, ASM4071231v1 DNA contains the following:
- the LOC142626669 gene encoding inositol transporter 4-like, translating to MVEGGVVGVSRTEFSEFFRTTWKTPHILRLAATAGIGGLLFGYDTGVVSGALLYIRDDFKSVDKNTWLQELIVSMAVGAAIFGAAIGAWMNDSLGRKKAILTADVLFFLGALVMAVAPVPWVIVIGRVFVGLGVGMASMTAPLYISESSPTRIRGALISMNGILITFGQFVSYCINLAFTSVPGTWRWMLGVAGVPPVVQFVLMLSLPETPRWLYKNNQIEKATEGLKTIYPADEVGEQLQLLKQSIEEDEANEAAIGNNLITKFRSAMKYPEVRRALAAGVAVQVVQQFVGINSVMYYAPTIMQLAGYASKTVAMGLSLVTTGLNTLGSFISLLVVDRFGRRRLMLVSLVLIIVGLLSLAVVFNVSSQNAPHINSYESTHFGNNTICEKYTSHPDSSSWNCMGCLKQKCGFCAASDEFDPGACLDNEKDVGKMCKNEHRIWYDKGCPSKLGLLAVVLLAFYIIVYSPGMGTAPWIVNAEIYPLRFRGFGGGVAAMSNWTANLVVSMTFLSLTEALGSWGTFLLYAGFSAIGFVLIYFVVPETKGVSLEEIEKVLRKGFRPWPLKQIDDDDSKPAK from the exons ATGGTGGAAGGAGGTGTTGTAGGTGTGAGCAGGACCGAGTTTTCTGAGTTTTTTCGAACTACATGGAAAACTCCACATATATTGCGACTTGCAGCGACCGCTGGTATTGGTGGTCTCCTCTTTGGCTATGATACTG GTGTGGTCTCTGGAGCGTTGTTGTACATACGTGATGATTTCAAATCAGTTGACAAAAATACATGGCTGCAAGAGTTGATTGTGAGTATGGCAGTTGGAGCTGCCATCTTTGGTGCCGCTATTGGAGCCTGGATGAACGATAGTCTGGGACGAAAAAAGGCAATCTTAACCGCTGATGTGCTATTTTTCTTAGGGGCGTTGGTAATGGCAGTTGCACCAGTTCCATGGGTGATTGTGATCGGTAGGGTGTTCGTCGGATTGGGTGTCGGTATGGCATCTATGACGGCGCCATTATACATATCTGAATCCTCCCCAACTCGAATTCGGGGAGCTTTGATAAGCATGAACGGCATCTTAATTACCTTTGGACAATTCGTATCATATTGTATCAACTTAGCCTTTACTTCG GTTCCGGGAACTTGGCGTTGGATGCTTGGAGTGGCAGGAGTTCCCCCGGTTGTACAATTCGTCTTAATGCTTTCACTACCCGAAACTCCTCGTTGGCTATACAAGAAT AACCAAATAGAAAAAGCCACAGAAGGTCTGAAAACGATTTATCCAGCTGATGAGGTTGGAGAACAGTTACAGCTCTTGAAGCAATCAATTGAGGAAGATGAAGCTAATGAAGCTGCTATAGGGAACAATTTGATCACGAAATTCCGTAGCGCCATGAAATACCCCGAAGTAAGAAGAGCCTTAGCCGCTGGTGTCGCTGTCCAAGTTGTCCAGCAATTTGTTGGTATCAATTCAGTGATGTATTACGCTCCAACTATCATGCAACTTGCTGGTTATGCTTCGAAGACTGTGGCTATGGGACTGTCACTTGTTACTACCGGGTTGAATACATTGGGTTCGTTCATCAGCTTGCTAGTTGTTGATCGATTTGGGAGGAGAAGATTGATGCTTGTTTCTCTAGTCCTCATTATCGTTGGCCTTCTTTCGTTAGCTGTAGTGTTTAATGTCTCTTCTCAAAATGCACCACACATCAACAGCTATGAGTCAACCCATTTCGGCAACAACACCATATGCGAAAAATACACTTCACACCCTGATTCTTCCAGCTGGAATTGCATGGGCTGTTTGAAACAAAAATGTGGATTCTGTGCAGCAAGTGACGAG TTTGATCCAGGAGCTTGCTTGGATAATGAAAAGGATGTAggaaaaatgtgtaaaaatgaACATCGTATCTGGTACGATAAGGGTTGCCCTAGCAAATTAGGGTTACTTGCTGTGGTGCTACTTGCATTCTACATCATTGTTTACTCTCCGGGGATGGGAACTGCCCCGTGGATAGTCAATGCGGAGATATACCCGCTCAGGTTCAGAGGATTTGGAGGAGGAGTCGCGGCTATGTCAAACTGGACGGCCAACTTGGTTGTCAGCATGACCTTCTTGTCACTCACAGAGGCTCTTGGTTCATGGGGCACGTTTCTTTTGTATGCTGGATTTTCGGCCATTGGATTTGTTCTTATCTACTTTGTGGTTCCTGAAACCAAAGGTGTGTCCCTTGAAGAGATTGAGAAGGTTCTACGCAAAGGTTTCAGACCATGGCCACTTAAGcaaattgatgatgatgattctaAACCTGCAAAATAA